From a region of the Natronogracilivirga saccharolytica genome:
- the uvrA gene encoding excinuclease ABC subunit UvrA → MPRNAITIRGAREHNLKNIDLDIPRDQFVVITGISGSGKTSLAFDTIYAEGQRRFMESLSAYARQFLGMMERPETDFIDGLSPVISIDQKTTSRNPRSTVGTVTEIYDYLRLLFARAGTPYSYITGNQMKKQTPEEVVASILQLPQGTRAYCLAPVVRGRKGHYRELFEQTLKQGFIRVRIDGTFREIEEGMQADRYKTHNIEVVVDRFVISENSRSRIEQSVDIALDMADGNLILAIEDKDHPDGFRDMLFSQNLFDPESGLSYDEPAPNMFSFNSPYGACPDCDGLGYRYDVDPKLVIPNTSQSINEGALRYPGKPRNIFVFKQLEAVFDAYKASFDTPVSELPENLREIIIHGSGEDKFNVTYEFRNSSVTYKHSFPGLITLIREQYEESKSPKQRDKARAFMNRIACDTCGGGRLKKEALSYRIGDYNIHDLVRQDIRTLRKTVDQLDLGERQRVIASQVVKEIRDRLDFLLNVGLNYLSLDREAQTISGGEAQRIRLATQIGTQLVGVLYILDEPSIGLHQRDNIKLINSLKLLRDLGNSVIVVEHDRETIEHADYVVDLGPGAGRFGGHIVTEGRPGELDQNSLTARYLHYKESIALPESRRKGKGKELTVTGARGHNLQSVDMNLPLGTFTCVTGVSGSGKSSLINQTVVPLLSSHFYQSKSVPLPYDQVQGLDHLNKIISIDQSPIGRTPRSNPGTYTKVFDVIRSLFAELPDAKIRGYGQGRFSFNVKGGRCEACTGDGVKKIEMNFLPDVYVTCESCKGKRYNRETLDIRYKGKNIADVLEMQIEEAAEFFDAVPRVKRILETMNSVGLGYLTLGQSSTTISGGEAQRIKLARELSKIGTGDTLYVMDEPTTGLHFQDVKMLVNVIQKLVDKGNTVVVIEHNLDLILAADHIIDMGPEGGSEGGKIIAAGTPEELSRSGHSHTGRYLREEMARAGYNIPV, encoded by the coding sequence ATGCCCAGGAACGCCATAACCATACGCGGAGCCCGCGAACACAACCTGAAAAATATTGATCTGGATATCCCGAGGGATCAGTTTGTCGTGATTACGGGTATTTCCGGTTCGGGGAAAACGTCCCTGGCTTTCGACACCATCTATGCCGAAGGACAGCGACGGTTCATGGAATCTCTTTCTGCCTATGCGCGACAGTTTCTGGGAATGATGGAACGTCCGGAAACCGACTTCATTGACGGACTCTCACCGGTGATCTCCATCGATCAGAAAACCACCAGCCGAAACCCGCGTTCGACGGTCGGTACGGTTACCGAAATTTATGACTACCTCAGGCTTTTGTTTGCCCGTGCGGGAACCCCGTACTCCTATATTACCGGGAATCAGATGAAAAAGCAGACTCCCGAAGAGGTGGTTGCCAGCATACTGCAGCTTCCGCAGGGTACCCGGGCCTATTGTCTCGCACCGGTGGTCCGCGGAAGGAAAGGCCATTACCGGGAGCTTTTTGAGCAGACGCTCAAGCAGGGATTCATCCGGGTCCGGATTGACGGAACGTTCCGCGAAATCGAAGAGGGCATGCAGGCAGACCGCTACAAAACCCACAATATTGAGGTCGTTGTGGATCGTTTTGTGATTTCTGAAAACAGCCGCAGCCGCATTGAGCAGAGTGTGGACATAGCCCTGGACATGGCCGACGGCAACCTGATACTGGCCATCGAGGACAAAGACCATCCGGACGGGTTCCGGGACATGCTCTTCTCCCAGAACCTGTTCGACCCGGAGAGCGGTTTGTCCTATGACGAGCCGGCTCCCAATATGTTCTCATTCAACTCACCCTATGGCGCTTGCCCGGATTGTGACGGACTGGGCTATCGTTATGATGTCGACCCGAAACTTGTCATTCCCAACACCTCCCAGAGTATAAATGAAGGAGCCTTGCGCTACCCTGGAAAGCCCCGGAACATCTTTGTATTCAAACAGCTGGAGGCTGTATTTGATGCTTACAAAGCCTCGTTTGATACTCCGGTATCCGAACTTCCGGAAAACCTGCGGGAAATCATTATCCATGGCAGCGGCGAGGATAAATTCAATGTAACCTATGAATTCCGGAACAGCAGCGTTACCTACAAACACTCTTTTCCCGGTCTGATCACCCTGATCCGTGAACAGTATGAGGAGTCGAAAAGCCCGAAGCAGCGCGACAAGGCCAGAGCGTTCATGAATCGCATTGCCTGTGACACCTGCGGCGGCGGCCGGCTGAAAAAAGAGGCCTTGTCTTACCGGATCGGCGATTACAATATTCACGACCTGGTCAGGCAGGATATCCGCACATTGCGTAAAACGGTTGATCAGCTTGATCTGGGGGAACGTCAGCGTGTCATCGCATCGCAGGTAGTCAAGGAAATACGTGACCGGCTCGATTTTCTGCTCAACGTCGGGCTGAACTACCTGTCCCTTGACCGCGAGGCACAGACCATCAGCGGAGGTGAGGCTCAACGGATACGGCTGGCCACACAAATCGGCACTCAGCTCGTCGGAGTTCTCTATATACTTGACGAACCCAGTATCGGACTGCATCAGCGGGATAATATCAAGCTGATCAACTCCCTTAAGCTTCTCCGCGACCTGGGAAACAGCGTCATCGTTGTCGAGCATGACCGTGAAACCATAGAGCATGCCGATTATGTAGTTGATCTGGGTCCGGGAGCGGGACGGTTCGGCGGGCATATTGTAACGGAAGGGCGGCCCGGCGAGCTGGATCAAAATTCGCTGACGGCCCGCTATCTGCATTACAAAGAGTCCATAGCCCTGCCTGAATCCCGAAGAAAAGGCAAGGGCAAAGAGCTGACCGTAACCGGAGCCCGGGGGCACAATCTGCAGTCGGTGGACATGAACCTGCCGCTCGGCACGTTTACATGCGTTACCGGTGTCAGCGGAAGCGGCAAAAGCTCTCTGATCAATCAGACCGTGGTTCCCCTGCTCAGCAGCCATTTTTACCAGTCCAAATCAGTGCCTCTCCCCTATGATCAGGTTCAGGGGCTCGATCATCTCAACAAAATCATCTCCATCGACCAGAGTCCGATCGGCAGGACGCCGCGATCCAACCCCGGCACATATACCAAAGTGTTCGATGTCATCCGCTCGCTTTTTGCCGAACTGCCCGACGCCAAAATCCGGGGATACGGACAGGGCCGGTTTTCCTTTAATGTCAAAGGGGGGCGCTGCGAGGCCTGCACCGGTGACGGTGTCAAAAAGATCGAGATGAACTTTCTGCCGGATGTTTATGTGACTTGTGAAAGCTGCAAGGGAAAACGGTACAATCGCGAAACACTGGATATCCGGTACAAAGGGAAAAACATCGCTGATGTACTGGAGATGCAGATTGAAGAGGCGGCTGAGTTTTTCGATGCCGTGCCGCGCGTAAAGCGGATACTCGAGACCATGAATTCGGTCGGACTCGGCTATCTGACACTGGGGCAGTCCAGTACAACAATCAGCGGCGGGGAGGCACAGCGCATCAAGCTTGCAAGAGAACTTTCGAAAATCGGGACAGGCGACACCCTGTATGTGATGGATGAACCGACCACAGGCCTGCACTTCCAGGATGTCAAAATGCTCGTCAATGTGATCCAGAAGCTGGTCGACAAGGGGAACACGGTGGTAGTCATCGAACACAACCTCGACCTCATTCTTGCTGCCGACCACATCATTGATATGGGTCCGGAAGGGGGCTCAGAAGGCGGAAAGATCATCGCCGCCGGCACTCCCGAAGAACTGTCCCGTTCCGGCCATTCACATACCGGACGGTATCTGCGTGAGGAAATGGCGCGGGCCGGATATAACATACCGGTTTAA
- the secD gene encoding protein translocase subunit SecD, which yields MKGNGTKLAFIVAFLAMTIYYLFPSFQYWLEMRNIDNMPEEERIVYLEENEARIEGMREKILTLGLDLQGGMHVTLELATNQLMRELASEYADDEFDDVMSVAYQRSRDNNSDVINEFVEAFEERDPNARLSRYFRSDADNITRRSSNSEIQEWLQEQRDAAVNRAIEIVRNRVDRFGVTEPSIVRQGSNRLVVELPGVTDEERVRDLLRGTARLEFRLTADPDDLRHSLEQIIAHFDPQQDEDDIDLEDEFTDMDQEEQDNPLLQVLMPQGQGVNFGSAAGRDTARVNELIKQEDVQRLLPRDIELMWTANPQFESEGRGYYTLIGVRRQVELTGDVITEARPTFDQHTNQPEVSMNMDRQGARTWARVTGANIGRPIAIALDGVIYSYPVVQGQITGGRSSITGLASSAEAEDLVNILMSGALPAPLDIVQERTVGPSLGEASIRAGFNSAMIGLMIVVVFMMVYYRAGGAIADIALVLNIIFIMGILAAFNATLTLPGIAGIVLTIGMAVDANVLIFDRIREELRAGKSLIAAIDSGYSNSMSAILDANITTFLTAVILFSFGVGPIKGFAITLMAGIAASLFSAIIITRVIVDWMTKDKKWNISYG from the coding sequence ATGAAAGGAAATGGAACCAAACTGGCCTTTATCGTCGCCTTTCTGGCAATGACGATATATTATTTGTTCCCCTCGTTCCAGTACTGGCTCGAAATGAGGAACATCGATAATATGCCCGAGGAAGAACGCATCGTCTACCTCGAAGAAAATGAAGCCCGGATTGAGGGCATGAGAGAAAAAATACTGACTCTGGGTCTCGACCTTCAGGGCGGTATGCACGTGACACTGGAACTGGCAACCAATCAGCTGATGCGGGAGCTTGCCAGCGAATATGCTGATGATGAATTTGACGACGTCATGAGCGTAGCCTACCAGCGGTCCCGGGATAACAATTCGGATGTCATCAATGAATTTGTTGAGGCTTTTGAAGAGCGGGATCCCAACGCACGGCTCAGTCGGTATTTCCGCTCGGATGCCGACAACATCACCCGCCGGTCCAGCAACTCCGAAATTCAGGAATGGCTTCAGGAGCAGCGCGATGCCGCCGTTAACCGGGCTATTGAAATTGTGCGAAACCGGGTTGACCGTTTTGGTGTAACTGAACCTTCCATTGTCCGTCAGGGCAGTAACCGGCTGGTTGTGGAGCTGCCCGGTGTGACCGACGAGGAGCGGGTGCGCGATCTGCTGCGCGGAACGGCACGGCTTGAGTTCAGACTCACCGCTGATCCTGATGATCTGCGGCACTCACTCGAGCAAATCATCGCCCATTTTGATCCGCAGCAGGATGAAGACGATATAGACCTTGAAGATGAGTTCACCGATATGGATCAGGAAGAGCAGGATAACCCGCTGCTGCAGGTTCTGATGCCGCAGGGGCAGGGCGTCAACTTCGGATCGGCGGCCGGACGCGATACTGCCAGGGTGAACGAGTTGATCAAGCAGGAAGATGTTCAGCGTTTGCTGCCCCGTGACATTGAACTGATGTGGACAGCCAACCCTCAGTTTGAGTCCGAAGGGCGAGGTTATTACACCCTGATCGGGGTGCGGCGCCAGGTTGAACTGACCGGTGATGTCATCACGGAAGCCCGCCCGACATTCGACCAGCATACCAATCAACCCGAGGTCTCGATGAACATGGACCGTCAGGGCGCCCGGACCTGGGCTCGTGTAACCGGTGCCAACATCGGCAGACCCATTGCCATTGCACTGGACGGTGTGATTTACTCCTATCCGGTCGTACAGGGTCAGATAACCGGCGGGCGATCATCCATTACCGGACTGGCCAGCAGCGCCGAGGCTGAAGATCTTGTCAATATTCTGATGTCAGGTGCGCTTCCCGCCCCGCTGGATATTGTACAGGAGCGGACGGTCGGACCAAGTCTCGGCGAGGCCTCCATCCGGGCAGGATTCAACTCCGCGATGATCGGTCTGATGATTGTGGTTGTGTTCATGATGGTCTATTACCGTGCCGGAGGAGCAATTGCCGACATTGCCCTTGTTCTGAACATTATCTTCATCATGGGTATTCTTGCCGCATTCAATGCCACGCTGACCCTGCCGGGTATTGCCGGAATTGTGCTTACCATTGGTATGGCGGTGGACGCGAACGTACTGATTTTCGACCGTATCAGGGAAGAACTCAGGGCCGGAAAAAGTCTCATTGCGGCCATCGACAGCGGATATTCCAACTCCATGAGTGCGATCCTTGACGCCAATATTACCACCTTCCTTACAGCGGTAATTCTGTTCAGCTTTGGTGTCGGACCGATCAAAGGCTTTGCCATTACACTTATGGCTGGTATTGCCGCTTCACTCTTCAGTGCCATCATCATCACGCGTGTGATTGTAGACTGGATGACAAAAGACAAAAAGTGGAATATCAGCTACGGTTGA
- the secF gene encoding protein translocase subunit SecF — MRLFETANYTIIPYRKVGYVISITLVVISLIAIFGRGLQYGIDFRGGIEIILEFEEPASTDELRAELSGPLDAMPDIRRLGVGRDMIIRIDTEKSSSEVQQIITSTAASLYPDNPSQIVQTESVGPSFADDLRNAAIMSIIFALIVIFLYILIRFKKWSYSAGAVAALAHDVIITLGIFTILHGIVPFSLDINQALIAAFLTIVGYSLNDTVVVFDRIRENSLIFKTESFDKMVNRSINNTLSRTVVTSITTLFVVTILFIFGGDVLKGLSFALIIGVLLGTYSSIFVASSLLVDLQLKTRKNVA, encoded by the coding sequence ATGAGACTTTTTGAAACTGCAAATTACACCATTATACCGTACCGGAAAGTCGGGTATGTTATCTCGATTACACTGGTAGTGATTTCCCTGATAGCCATTTTCGGCAGGGGACTCCAATACGGTATTGACTTCCGCGGCGGAATCGAGATCATCCTCGAGTTTGAAGAACCCGCTTCCACGGATGAATTGCGTGCCGAACTCAGTGGACCGCTCGATGCCATGCCTGACATCCGCCGCCTTGGCGTTGGACGGGATATGATTATCCGCATTGACACTGAAAAGAGCAGCTCCGAAGTACAGCAGATTATCACTTCAACGGCGGCTTCCCTGTATCCGGACAATCCGTCACAAATTGTTCAGACGGAATCTGTGGGACCAAGCTTTGCTGATGACCTCAGGAATGCGGCTATCATGTCGATTATTTTTGCACTGATAGTCATTTTCCTCTACATCCTCATACGGTTCAAAAAATGGTCCTACTCTGCCGGAGCTGTGGCAGCGCTGGCTCATGATGTGATTATAACCCTGGGAATATTCACCATACTGCACGGGATCGTCCCGTTCAGTCTGGACATCAACCAGGCGCTGATTGCCGCGTTTCTGACCATTGTGGGTTATTCCCTGAACGATACGGTGGTGGTGTTTGACCGTATCCGCGAGAATTCCCTGATATTCAAAACCGAAAGTTTTGATAAAATGGTCAACCGCAGTATCAACAACACATTGAGCCGTACGGTAGTAACTTCCATTACCACCTTGTTTGTAGTTACGATACTATTTATTTTCGGAGGTGATGTGTTGAAGGGGCTTTCGTTTGCATTGATCATCGGAGTATTGCTGGGTACATACAGCTCTATCTTTGTGGCCAGCTCGCTGTTGGTTGACCTGCAACTCAAGACACGCAAAAACGTAGCCTGA
- a CDS encoding STAS domain-containing protein — MSFNISERYNCVVIEFKGDVMGGPDALTLNEKLHELIDQGKKNAVVDLSKVKFMNSSGLGMLIGALTTMRNAGGDLRIANATDKIQSLLMITKLITVFQHFRSLEEAVESFSKQE; from the coding sequence ATGAGCTTCAATATATCAGAACGATACAATTGTGTTGTCATCGAGTTCAAGGGTGATGTCATGGGCGGCCCCGATGCACTGACGCTGAACGAGAAGCTTCATGAGCTTATCGACCAGGGAAAGAAAAATGCCGTGGTTGACCTGAGCAAGGTCAAGTTTATGAACTCCTCCGGGCTCGGTATGCTGATAGGAGCGTTGACAACAATGCGAAACGCCGGCGGCGACCTGCGCATTGCCAATGCCACCGACAAGATTCAAAGCCTGCTTATGATCACCAAACTGATAACGGTATTTCAACACTTTCGTTCGCTTGAAGAAGCCGTGGAGTCATTTTCAAAACAGGAATAA
- a CDS encoding adenylosuccinate synthase, which yields MSVRVVIGAQWGDEGKGKIVDLLSDQADYVARYQGGANAGHTLNFDGQTHILHLIPSGIFHHNTCCVISNGVVIDPLTLLEEIELVEKTETSVEGRLLISETAHVIMPYHKSLDKVGESALGQQKIGTTGRGIGPAYMHKIARVGIRIMDLLDPDFLRQKMEANLTEVNARLAAYNSPPLELDPMYNQMLDAGEKLRPYICNTTERIHEALAAGRDILLEGAQGALLDIDHGTYPYVTSSSPVSGGACIGTGIPPTAIDNVMGIAKAYCTRVGNGPFPTELKDKIGDAIREAGHEFGSTTGRPRRCGWIDLVALKYAVKINGMNELVITKLDVLDKFDIVKACTSYRIDGSETTRFPLRLKEIDKVEPVYTEFNGWKESTREATSYDELPQTTRTYLEAISDYLEVPVVIVSTGPGRNETIVAGDI from the coding sequence ATGTCCGTTCGTGTCGTTATCGGAGCCCAGTGGGGCGATGAGGGGAAAGGAAAAATTGTCGATCTTCTTAGTGATCAGGCCGACTATGTGGCCCGCTATCAGGGTGGGGCCAATGCCGGTCATACACTCAATTTCGACGGCCAGACACATATTCTCCACCTCATTCCATCCGGAATATTCCACCATAATACATGTTGTGTCATCAGCAACGGTGTGGTCATCGACCCCCTTACACTGCTGGAAGAAATCGAGCTGGTAGAAAAAACCGAAACCAGTGTTGAAGGCCGGCTGCTGATCAGTGAAACTGCCCATGTCATCATGCCCTATCATAAAAGCCTGGACAAGGTTGGCGAAAGTGCACTTGGCCAGCAGAAAATCGGCACCACCGGCAGGGGCATCGGTCCGGCCTATATGCATAAGATTGCACGTGTCGGCATTCGCATCATGGACCTGCTTGACCCGGACTTCCTCCGTCAGAAAATGGAGGCCAACCTGACCGAAGTCAATGCCAGACTGGCTGCCTACAATTCGCCTCCTCTTGAGCTGGACCCGATGTACAACCAAATGCTTGATGCCGGCGAGAAGCTCAGACCATATATCTGCAATACCACCGAACGCATCCACGAAGCGCTGGCCGCCGGACGTGATATTCTGCTGGAGGGGGCACAGGGCGCCCTGCTCGATATTGATCACGGCACCTATCCTTACGTAACCTCATCTTCACCGGTCTCCGGCGGCGCCTGCATCGGAACAGGCATTCCGCCTACTGCTATCGACAATGTCATGGGCATTGCCAAAGCGTACTGCACCAGAGTGGGCAACGGCCCCTTTCCAACCGAACTGAAAGATAAAATCGGGGATGCCATTCGCGAAGCCGGACATGAATTCGGTTCCACAACCGGCCGGCCGCGGCGATGCGGCTGGATTGACCTTGTGGCACTCAAATACGCCGTGAAGATCAACGGCATGAATGAACTGGTTATTACAAAGCTGGATGTTCTGGATAAATTCGACATTGTCAAAGCCTGTACATCGTACCGGATCGACGGCAGTGAAACTACCCGTTTTCCGCTGCGCCTCAAAGAAATAGACAAGGTTGAACCGGTTTACACCGAGTTTAACGGCTGGAAGGAGTCGACCCGTGAAGCCACAAGCTATGACGAACTTCCGCAGACAACACGTACCTATCTTGAGGCCATATCCGACTACCTGGAAGTTCCTGTTGTAATTGTATCTACGGGACCGGGACGAAATGAAACCATCGTTGCCGGAGATATTTAA
- a CDS encoding RuBisCO large subunit C-terminal-like domain-containing protein yields the protein MSDRFHVTYRLTLHDDESPDDRIRALQLEQSAELPDAVVQAMDMDHVTGDVIRTDFLDPLQLDVTIAWPASNHGEEITQLLNILFGNISMKQGIAIVDIQWDDLAPHLLGGPSLGIEALRARWQIPDRALSCTALKPMGQNTSELAESAFRFALGGIDIIKDDHGLADQSHAPFADRVAACVRAMDKAAQKTGRRSRYFPNITTDHYRIGERYEQAAEAGADGVLLAPMLTGLSVMHQLAQNSTDLPVMAHPAFSGTIITHATSPGYAPGFARKSGTEPTASRTDPERCHGFDPGLFYGALWRALGADFVIYPNTGGRFSFPYETCSAINQQARRTDLPFKTCFPVPGGGMKHSRMGYWLEQYGDDTTFLMGGSLYEDSRGIAEASRSFLQSLMHK from the coding sequence ATGTCCGACCGATTTCACGTCACTTACCGGCTGACGCTGCACGATGATGAATCCCCGGATGACCGGATTCGTGCTCTTCAGCTCGAGCAGAGTGCTGAACTGCCTGATGCAGTGGTGCAGGCTATGGACATGGATCATGTAACCGGCGATGTGATCCGCACGGATTTCCTGGATCCGCTGCAACTGGATGTTACCATTGCCTGGCCGGCATCCAATCATGGCGAAGAAATTACCCAGCTCCTTAATATCCTCTTCGGGAACATCTCCATGAAACAGGGCATTGCCATTGTCGACATACAGTGGGATGATCTTGCACCGCACCTTCTGGGCGGACCTTCCCTGGGCATTGAAGCCCTTCGCGCCCGTTGGCAGATACCGGATCGTGCGCTAAGCTGCACTGCACTCAAGCCAATGGGGCAGAACACCTCAGAACTTGCCGAATCGGCCTTCCGCTTTGCATTGGGAGGCATCGACATAATCAAGGACGATCACGGACTTGCCGATCAGAGCCATGCTCCGTTCGCCGACCGCGTTGCAGCCTGTGTCAGGGCGATGGATAAAGCAGCTCAAAAAACCGGCCGCCGAAGCCGGTATTTTCCGAATATTACAACAGATCATTACCGGATCGGAGAGCGATATGAACAGGCAGCTGAAGCAGGCGCAGACGGAGTTCTGCTTGCTCCCATGCTGACCGGGCTTTCCGTCATGCATCAGCTGGCGCAAAACAGCACGGATTTGCCCGTCATGGCACACCCCGCTTTCAGCGGAACAATCATAACGCACGCGACATCGCCGGGGTATGCACCGGGTTTTGCCCGGAAATCCGGCACCGAACCAACTGCTTCACGGACAGATCCGGAACGCTGTCACGGATTTGATCCCGGGCTGTTTTACGGAGCATTATGGCGCGCGCTGGGTGCCGATTTTGTGATTTATCCCAATACAGGGGGACGGTTTTCTTTTCCCTATGAAACCTGTTCGGCCATAAACCAGCAGGCAAGAAGAACCGATCTGCCATTTAAAACGTGTTTTCCCGTTCCCGGTGGCGGCATGAAACACAGCCGCATGGGTTACTGGCTTGAACAGTACGGCGATGACACCACCTTTCTCATGGGGGGAAGCCTTTATGAGGATTCGAGGGGAATAGCTGAAGCCTCACGTTCGTTTTTACAGTCACTGATGCATAAGTAA
- a CDS encoding cupin domain-containing protein, translated as MADQSKIIRNEEFNWPGIQKKKYKPVPDRYDSVTRYVLLGENDDEQGLNFQTRYFEIGTDGYSSLERHRHPHTVIIVRGEGSMILGNEYHQLDTFDTVYIAPETVHQFHADRGSPLGFICIVDRYRDRPEVPASRHELKSWIPDPDVRNKARL; from the coding sequence ATGGCTGATCAATCAAAAATTATCCGCAATGAGGAATTTAACTGGCCGGGCATTCAAAAGAAAAAGTACAAGCCTGTTCCAGACCGCTACGACAGTGTTACACGCTACGTATTGTTAGGGGAAAATGATGATGAGCAAGGGCTTAACTTCCAGACCCGGTACTTTGAAATCGGAACGGACGGATACTCTTCACTTGAAAGACACCGTCACCCTCACACCGTTATCATTGTGCGCGGTGAGGGAAGTATGATTCTCGGAAATGAGTATCATCAGCTGGATACATTCGACACGGTTTACATCGCGCCGGAGACTGTCCACCAGTTTCATGCTGACCGGGGCAGTCCGCTTGGCTTTATCTGTATTGTCGACCGCTACCGTGATCGTCCCGAAGTGCCGGCAAGCCGGCATGAACTCAAATCCTGGATTCCCGATCCGGATGTGCGCAATAAAGCCCGGTTATAG